Proteins encoded in a region of the Malaciobacter mytili LMG 24559 genome:
- the serB gene encoding phosphoserine phosphatase SerB produces MKLAVFDFDSTLMDGETIDFLAKPLGLEEKVAKITEEAMAGRLDFFESLVERVSLLKGLEYKKAVEICKDLPLMPGAYETVSELKKMGYKVICFSGGFRIGTTPAKEKLGLDADFSNILHEKNGILTGLVGGDMMFGFSKGDMIQRVQAMLGVSIENTLVAGDGANDVSMFPYAAKKVAFCAKEVLKKEANIIIDKKDLTEILNSI; encoded by the coding sequence ATGAAATTAGCAGTTTTTGATTTTGATTCTACATTGATGGATGGGGAAACAATCGATTTTTTAGCAAAACCTTTAGGACTTGAAGAAAAAGTTGCAAAGATTACTGAAGAAGCGATGGCAGGAAGATTGGATTTTTTTGAATCTTTAGTTGAAAGAGTATCTTTACTAAAAGGTTTAGAATATAAAAAAGCAGTGGAAATATGTAAAGACTTACCACTTATGCCAGGAGCTTATGAAACTGTAAGTGAGCTTAAAAAAATGGGATATAAAGTTATTTGTTTCTCAGGTGGATTTAGAATTGGAACAACTCCTGCAAAAGAAAAGCTAGGATTAGATGCAGATTTTTCAAATATTTTACATGAAAAAAATGGAATCTTAACTGGTCTTGTAGGTGGCGATATGATGTTTGGTTTTTCAAAAGGGGATATGATTCAAAGAGTGCAAGCGATGCTAGGAGTATCAATTGAAAATACTTTAGTTGCAGGAGATGGGGCAAATGATGTAAGTATGTTTCCTTATGCTGCTAAAAAAGTAGCTTTTTGTGCAAAAGAAGTATTAAAAAAAGAAGCAAATATTATTATTGATAAAAAAGACTTAACTGAAATTTTAAATAGTATTTAA
- a CDS encoding methylenetetrahydrofolate reductase, producing the protein MFEILIQKLQEDKYLTLETTPQHEPTMHNIIEKIKKFDLQNRVDGFSTTDNPLAKLKYNALFASIRLQQEFKKPVIATMSMRDRNKISLQSDLLGANEFDVRAILALTGDPAKMSDQPHTKGVFESNSSMLLKMIKSFNYGMDMAGRPFKIEPKQIYPFAVSNSYAKNFSSLQKKMHNKIQNGAVGIITQPVFDIDNAKKLLETFELAKEEVTGNKKKAQLIFGVFPITKLRTALFLSAQVPGIHVPQEWIDKLEAANQISEEEEYKVGMQLSKNIFDELRRLHPKIHLMTANRFDLADEILD; encoded by the coding sequence ATGTTTGAAATACTGATACAAAAGTTACAAGAGGATAAATACTTAACACTTGAGACAACACCTCAACATGAACCAACAATGCACAATATTATTGAAAAAATTAAAAAATTTGATTTACAAAATAGAGTTGATGGTTTCTCAACAACAGATAATCCTTTAGCAAAATTAAAATATAACGCACTATTTGCAAGTATAAGACTGCAACAAGAATTTAAAAAACCTGTAATAGCAACTATGAGTATGAGAGATAGAAATAAAATCTCTTTACAATCTGATTTATTAGGAGCAAATGAGTTTGATGTTAGAGCTATTTTGGCCCTTACAGGTGACCCTGCAAAAATGAGTGACCAACCACATACAAAAGGAGTATTTGAGTCAAACTCTTCTATGCTTTTAAAAATGATTAAATCATTTAATTATGGTATGGATATGGCAGGAAGACCTTTTAAAATTGAGCCAAAACAAATATACCCTTTTGCAGTTTCAAACTCTTATGCAAAAAACTTTAGTTCTTTACAAAAAAAGATGCACAATAAGATTCAAAATGGTGCAGTGGGAATTATCACACAACCTGTTTTTGATATAGATAATGCAAAAAAACTTTTAGAAACTTTTGAATTGGCAAAAGAAGAAGTAACAGGAAATAAGAAAAAAGCTCAACTTATTTTTGGAGTTTTCCCTATAACTAAACTAAGAACAGCCCTATTTTTATCTGCTCAAGTTCCGGGTATTCATGTACCACAAGAGTGGATTGATAAACTAGAAGCAGCAAATCAAATATCTGAAGAAGAAGAGTATAAAGTAGGTATGCAACTAAGTAAAAATATTTTTGATGAATTAAGAAGATTACATCCAAAAATCCACTTAATGACTGCAAATAGATTTGATTTAGCTGATGAGATTTTAGATTGA
- the panC gene encoding pantoate--beta-alanine ligase: MKILTTIEELQEVRKEISSSVGFIPTMGALHDGHISLIKKARAENDIVIVSIFVNPTQFLPGEDLDKYPRRDEADKKICQMCKVDYLFMPKITTMYEKEEVLIKAPNRSYVLEGETRPGHFDGVLQVVLKLFNLVKPTNAYFGKKDAQQLSLIIQMVKNLFLDINIIACDIVRESDGLAMSSRNVYLTPEQRSEALKISKSLRKAGELVGKKQLNVETIKATMKEVMSGLDIEYIAVVNRNFEELTQVELSNTIILVVARFGNTRLLDNLWL; the protein is encoded by the coding sequence TTGAAAATTTTAACAACAATTGAAGAGTTACAAGAAGTAAGAAAAGAAATCTCTTCTTCAGTTGGTTTTATCCCAACAATGGGAGCATTACACGATGGACATATTTCACTAATAAAAAAAGCAAGAGCTGAAAATGATATTGTAATTGTCTCTATTTTTGTAAATCCTACTCAATTTTTGCCAGGGGAAGATTTAGATAAATATCCAAGACGGGATGAAGCAGATAAAAAAATCTGTCAAATGTGCAAAGTTGATTATTTATTTATGCCAAAAATTACTACAATGTATGAAAAAGAAGAGGTTTTAATAAAAGCTCCAAATAGAAGTTATGTTCTAGAAGGAGAGACTAGACCTGGACACTTTGATGGAGTGTTACAAGTAGTTTTAAAGCTATTTAATTTAGTAAAACCAACTAATGCTTATTTTGGTAAAAAAGATGCACAGCAATTATCACTAATTATTCAAATGGTTAAAAATTTATTTTTAGATATAAATATTATTGCATGTGATATAGTAAGGGAAAGTGATGGTCTTGCTATGAGTAGTAGAAATGTATATTTAACTCCTGAGCAAAGAAGTGAAGCTTTAAAAATCTCAAAATCTTTAAGAAAAGCGGGAGAATTAGTAGGTAAAAAACAACTAAATGTTGAAACTATTAAAGCTACTATGAAAGAGGTTATGAGTGGTCTTGATATAGAATATATTGCTGTTGTTAATAGAAATTTTGAAGAATTAACACAAGTAGAATTATCAAATACAATTATCCTAGTAGTGGCTAGATTTGGTAATACTAGACTACTAGATAATCTTTGGTTATAA
- the acpS gene encoding holo-ACP synthase: MIGIDVTSINRIKRMYERFGQRAYERFLSEDEIALIKRVETAAGFWAAKEAASKAIGTGIGRECGFHDIKISKSALGAPKLKYKKEIRKKYKIKKSYLSITHDEGIVIAVVHNTKK, from the coding sequence ATGATTGGAATTGATGTAACTTCTATAAATAGAATAAAAAGAATGTATGAAAGATTTGGGCAAAGAGCTTATGAAAGATTTTTAAGTGAAGATGAAATTGCCTTGATTAAAAGAGTAGAGACTGCTGCTGGATTTTGGGCTGCTAAAGAAGCAGCAAGTAAAGCAATTGGCACAGGTATTGGAAGAGAGTGTGGTTTTCACGATATAAAAATCTCTAAAAGTGCCCTTGGTGCACCAAAGCTAAAATATAAAAAAGAAATAAGAAAAAAATATAAAATTAAAAAATCATATCTTTCAATTACTCATGACGAAGGAATAGTAATAGCAGTAGTACACAATACTAAAAAGTAA
- the tilS gene encoding tRNA lysidine(34) synthetase TilS, with product MQLNLKKLNTSRNLLAFSAGVDSTALFFLLLENKIEFDIAIVNYNQREQSKKEVLYAKELAKKYNKKIFLKELEYEEISNFEKVARDIRYSFFENIIKEFSYETLITAHQLNDKLEWFFMQLSKGAGVFELLGLQEYQKREFYTISRPLLNISKEELESYLIENQIKYFIDNTNFDEKYKRNYFRHNFSDKFLQNFKQGVLRSFEYMQNDLDSLNIQLEPIYQKEQLFIFKNLKDKNLNIKVIDKCLKRVGILISKAQRDEILKQQQSVISNKFAICIQEKTIWICPYIKDTMSKKFKEECRVFKIPKLLRSYLFSKGIMPKEILKDLAIYF from the coding sequence ATGCAACTAAATTTAAAAAAACTTAACACAAGCAGAAACCTATTGGCTTTTTCTGCTGGTGTTGATTCTACAGCTTTATTTTTTTTACTACTTGAAAATAAAATAGAATTTGATATTGCAATTGTAAATTATAATCAAAGAGAACAATCTAAAAAAGAAGTTTTATATGCAAAAGAACTTGCAAAAAAATATAATAAAAAAATCTTTTTAAAAGAACTAGAGTATGAAGAAATTAGCAATTTTGAAAAAGTTGCAAGGGATATTAGATATAGTTTTTTTGAAAATATTATAAAAGAGTTTTCTTATGAGACTTTAATTACTGCTCATCAATTAAATGATAAATTAGAGTGGTTTTTTATGCAGTTATCTAAAGGCGCAGGAGTATTTGAACTTTTAGGCCTACAGGAGTATCAAAAAAGAGAATTTTATACTATAAGCAGACCTCTACTTAATATCTCTAAAGAAGAGTTAGAAAGCTATCTAATAGAAAATCAAATCAAATACTTTATAGATAATACTAACTTTGATGAAAAATATAAAAGAAACTATTTTAGACATAACTTTAGTGATAAATTTTTACAAAATTTTAAACAAGGAGTTTTAAGAAGTTTTGAATATATGCAAAATGATTTAGACTCTTTAAATATACAATTAGAACCTATTTATCAAAAAGAACAACTTTTTATTTTTAAAAATTTAAAAGATAAAAATTTAAATATAAAAGTAATAGATAAATGTTTAAAAAGAGTTGGAATACTTATTTCCAAAGCACAAAGAGATGAGATTTTAAAACAACAGCAAAGTGTAATTTCAAATAAATTTGCTATTTGTATCCAAGAAAAAACTATTTGGATTTGCCCATATATAAAAGATACTATGAGTAAAAAATTTAAAGAAGAGTGTAGAGTTTTTAAAATACCTAAATTATTAAGAAGTTATCTTTTTTCTAAAGGGATTATGCCAAAAGAGATTTTAAAAGATTTAGCTATTTATTTTTAG
- a CDS encoding transaldolase translates to MSLKEDINFSLWCDFIERDFLENKFQTIINDKIIHGATSNPAIFESSISNSTAYRQQLDMLKANEPKTIYEELAVRDIKRAAELLKPLYDEDNNDGFVSLEVDPTLCDDAQGTIEEGLRLNSLINCENVMIKVPATKAGYIAMKELTSQGIHVNATLIFSVEQAIECAKALDAGIKESNKDTKAVISVFVSRFDRLCDDLFSNKGLKRSTLGIMNATKCYHEINKFENENIRTLFASTGVKGDELAPSYYVDNLLYPNSVNTAPLNTIEDWVSDGAKEASKIPTEVECDEYFKELKKVDIEMNKIYNQLLTDGLEAFKVSFADLLQKLAK, encoded by the coding sequence ATGAGTTTAAAAGAGGATATAAACTTTTCATTATGGTGCGATTTTATAGAAAGAGATTTCTTAGAAAATAAATTTCAAACTATAATTAATGATAAGATAATTCATGGAGCAACTTCAAATCCAGCTATTTTCGAATCATCAATTTCAAATTCAACTGCTTATAGACAACAACTTGATATGCTAAAAGCAAATGAACCAAAAACAATTTATGAAGAGTTAGCAGTTAGGGATATTAAAAGAGCAGCTGAGCTTTTAAAACCTTTATATGATGAAGATAACAATGATGGATTTGTATCTTTAGAAGTTGATCCAACACTTTGTGATGATGCACAAGGTACAATTGAAGAAGGACTTAGACTAAATTCATTAATAAATTGTGAGAATGTAATGATAAAAGTTCCAGCAACAAAAGCTGGGTATATTGCTATGAAAGAGCTTACTTCTCAAGGTATTCATGTTAATGCAACACTAATCTTTTCAGTTGAACAAGCAATAGAGTGTGCAAAAGCATTAGATGCAGGAATTAAAGAATCAAATAAAGATACAAAAGCTGTTATTTCTGTATTTGTTTCAAGATTTGATAGATTATGTGATGATTTATTTTCAAATAAGGGTCTAAAAAGATCGACTTTAGGAATAATGAATGCAACTAAGTGTTATCATGAAATAAATAAATTTGAAAATGAAAATATAAGAACACTTTTTGCAAGTACAGGAGTAAAAGGTGATGAGCTAGCACCAAGCTATTATGTTGATAATCTTTTATATCCAAACTCTGTAAATACAGCACCTTTAAATACAATTGAAGATTGGGTTAGTGATGGAGCAAAAGAAGCTTCAAAAATTCCAACTGAAGTTGAGTGTGATGAATATTTTAAAGAATTAAAAAAAGTTGATATTGAGATGAATAAAATTTACAATCAACTATTAACTGATGGGTTAGAAGCATTTAAAGTTTCATTTGCTGATTTATTACAAAAGTTAGCAAAATAG
- a CDS encoding ABC transporter permease — protein MKIALKKILYLIIMLFIISLISFLAISLAPNSFFASGELNPNITQEAIEQLKAVYGLDRSLYIQYFSWLWAILQLDFGISFSSGTLVKEEILSRLPITLALNITSMIFIFIISLYLGIKSAISKNSFFDRFSTQLSLLSFAMPSFYLALIAILVFAVNLELLPIAGLSSVANDGSLNYYLDLVWHLIMPIFVIVFGGIGSLTLYIRSLVVEILKSDYIFFAKSRNLSKKQILRYYILPNLYPPVITLLGLSLPGIIGGSVILESIFSIDGMGLLFYKSALAHDYPVIMGILIIGAFLTLLGNILADLVLLKLNPNYNE, from the coding sequence ATGAAAATTGCACTAAAAAAAATATTATACCTAATCATTATGCTATTTATTATTAGCCTTATCTCTTTTCTTGCTATTAGTTTAGCTCCAAACTCATTTTTTGCAAGTGGAGAGCTAAATCCAAATATTACTCAAGAAGCAATTGAGCAATTAAAGGCCGTTTATGGTTTGGATAGATCTTTATATATACAATATTTTTCTTGGCTTTGGGCTATTTTACAATTGGATTTTGGTATTTCATTTTCTAGTGGAACTTTAGTAAAAGAAGAAATTTTAAGTAGATTACCAATTACTCTTGCTTTAAATATTACTTCAATGATTTTTATTTTTATTATTTCTTTATATTTAGGAATAAAATCAGCAATAAGTAAAAATAGCTTTTTTGATAGATTTTCAACACAACTTTCACTTCTTAGTTTTGCTATGCCCTCTTTTTATCTAGCACTAATAGCTATTTTAGTTTTTGCGGTAAATTTAGAGTTACTTCCAATAGCAGGTCTTAGTTCAGTTGCAAATGATGGAAGTTTAAATTATTATTTAGATTTAGTTTGGCATTTAATTATGCCTATTTTTGTAATTGTATTTGGTGGAATTGGAAGCTTGACTTTATATATTAGGTCATTAGTTGTGGAAATTTTAAAATCTGATTATATTTTTTTTGCAAAAAGTAGAAATTTAAGCAAAAAACAAATTTTAAGATACTATATTTTGCCAAATCTTTATCCACCAGTAATTACACTACTTGGATTATCACTACCTGGGATTATAGGGGGAAGTGTAATTTTAGAATCAATTTTTTCTATTGATGGAATGGGTTTACTTTTTTATAAGAGTGCTTTAGCACATGATTACCCCGTAATTATGGGGATTTTAATTATTGGTGCGTTTTTAACACTACTTGGAAATATATTAGCTGATTTAGTGCTTTTAAAACTAAATCCAAATTATAATGAATAA
- a CDS encoding SpoIIAA family protein codes for MQVYKHGLSIGINRIDNEFYLALKAIGKLTHEDYEKITPMIDNALNGVKDAKVKVFIDATQLEGWELRAAWDDFKLGLKHNNEFEKIAIYGNKKWQEYISKIASWFIQGEVKFFESEEEAILWLKV; via the coding sequence ATGCAAGTGTATAAACATGGTCTTAGTATTGGTATAAATAGAATAGATAATGAGTTTTATTTGGCTTTAAAGGCTATTGGTAAATTAACTCATGAAGATTATGAAAAAATCACTCCAATGATTGATAATGCTTTAAATGGTGTAAAAGATGCAAAAGTTAAAGTATTTATAGATGCAACACAACTTGAAGGATGGGAATTAAGAGCTGCTTGGGATGATTTTAAACTAGGATTAAAACATAATAATGAGTTTGAAAAAATCGCAATTTATGGAAATAAAAAATGGCAAGAATATATCTCAAAAATAGCTTCTTGGTTTATTCAAGGTGAAGTTAAATTCTTTGAAAGTGAAGAAGAAGCTATTTTATGGCTAAAAGTATAG
- the fliS gene encoding flagellar export chaperone FliS — translation MGIEAYQQHSAVSDDPYVLILKLYEGLLKYLSFVKNAMENGDVEQKFTYINKSIAIFDELRNVLDFDGGDVAYYLDGLYLYQIETLFSAGIDDNVNSINQVMKVTQGLIDAWKDETGL, via the coding sequence ATGGGAATTGAAGCTTACCAACAACATAGTGCTGTATCTGATGATCCGTATGTATTGATATTAAAGCTTTATGAAGGATTACTAAAGTATCTATCTTTTGTAAAGAATGCAATGGAAAATGGTGATGTAGAACAAAAGTTTACATATATAAATAAATCAATTGCAATCTTCGATGAATTAAGAAATGTTTTAGATTTTGATGGAGGAGATGTTGCATATTATTTAGATGGTCTTTATTTATATCAAATTGAGACTTTATTCTCTGCTGGAATTGATGATAATGTAAACTCTATAAATCAAGTAATGAAAGTAACTCAAGGTTTAATTGACGCATGGAAAGACGAAACTGGTCTTTAA
- the rimO gene encoding 30S ribosomal protein S12 methylthiotransferase RimO, whose product MKFSTQKPQKTLHMVSLGCTKNLVDSEVMLGKLSDYKLTDDAQNADVIIVNTCGFIDSAKEESINTILNLHEERKDESVLVMAGCLSERYKEELQKELPEIDVFTGVGDYDKIDQLVNEKRSNFTNEVFLQNETNERVISGSNYHAYIKLSEGCNQTCSFCAIPSFKGKLHSRTLESLVKEVKALVAKGYCDFTFVSQDSSSFLRDLGINDGLERLIDEVEKIEGIKTARILYLYPSTTTLKLIDKIADSKVFLNYFDMPLQHISASVLKIMKRGKGVEKLRELMQHMKSKPNSFVRTTFIVGHPGETQEDFEELCSYVKEFKFDRANVFSYSDEEGTTAFEREDKVEQELIDERAEILGEIIASTTQESLENEVGKVFEVYIDGESQEHEYLLSARKTLWACDIDGEIYINDNELEEQIEFGKMYKVKITELVGDKLIATVIEKCN is encoded by the coding sequence ATGAAATTTTCAACGCAAAAACCACAAAAAACTTTACATATGGTAAGTTTAGGCTGTACAAAGAATCTAGTAGATTCTGAAGTAATGCTAGGTAAATTAAGTGATTATAAACTTACAGATGATGCTCAAAATGCCGATGTAATTATAGTAAATACTTGTGGATTTATTGATAGTGCAAAAGAAGAGAGTATTAATACTATTTTAAATTTACATGAAGAAAGAAAAGATGAATCTGTTTTAGTAATGGCAGGTTGTTTAAGTGAAAGATATAAAGAAGAATTACAAAAAGAGTTACCAGAAATTGATGTATTTACAGGAGTTGGTGACTATGATAAAATAGACCAACTTGTAAATGAAAAAAGATCAAACTTTACAAATGAAGTATTTTTACAAAATGAGACAAATGAAAGGGTAATTTCTGGGTCTAATTACCATGCTTATATTAAACTAAGTGAAGGATGTAACCAAACATGTTCTTTTTGTGCAATTCCAAGCTTTAAAGGTAAATTACACTCAAGAACTTTAGAATCACTAGTAAAAGAAGTAAAAGCTTTAGTTGCTAAAGGATACTGTGATTTTACATTTGTTTCACAAGATAGTTCTTCATTTTTAAGAGATTTAGGTATTAATGATGGACTTGAAAGATTAATAGATGAAGTGGAAAAAATAGAAGGTATTAAAACAGCTAGAATTTTATATTTATATCCCTCAACTACTACTTTAAAACTAATTGATAAAATTGCTGATTCTAAAGTATTTTTAAACTATTTTGATATGCCTTTACAACATATCTCGGCTTCTGTTTTAAAAATTATGAAAAGAGGTAAAGGAGTTGAAAAATTAAGAGAATTAATGCAACATATGAAATCAAAACCTAACTCTTTTGTAAGAACAACTTTTATTGTGGGACACCCAGGGGAAACACAAGAAGATTTTGAAGAGTTATGCTCTTATGTTAAAGAGTTTAAATTTGATAGAGCAAATGTATTTTCATATTCTGATGAAGAAGGAACAACTGCTTTTGAAAGAGAAGATAAAGTAGAACAAGAACTTATTGATGAAAGAGCAGAGATTTTGGGAGAAATTATTGCTTCAACTACACAAGAGAGCTTAGAAAATGAAGTTGGAAAAGTTTTTGAGGTTTATATTGATGGAGAGAGTCAAGAGCATGAATATTTATTAAGTGCTAGAAAAACTCTTTGGGCTTGTGATATAGATGGAGAGATTTATATCAATGATAATGAACTTGAAGAACAAATTGAATTTGGAAAAATGTATAAAGTTAAAATCACTGAACTTGTAGGTGATAAACTTATAGCTACAGTTATTGAAAAATGCAACTAA
- the ruvX gene encoding Holliday junction resolvase RuvX: MKLASIDIGLKRIGVALCLASNIVTPQVAILRKNRNQAANEVKAFLKEWEIEKLIVGYPSASEEMQRRIKHFVNLLELEIEVAYFEENMSSIEAEDLIKGDIKYKRDGRVDSIAAKIILERYLAKKQ, from the coding sequence TTGAAATTAGCTAGTATTGATATAGGTTTAAAAAGAATAGGTGTTGCGCTTTGTCTTGCTTCAAATATAGTAACACCTCAAGTTGCTATTTTAAGAAAAAACAGAAACCAAGCGGCAAATGAAGTAAAAGCTTTTTTAAAAGAGTGGGAAATTGAAAAACTAATAGTTGGTTATCCAAGTGCTAGTGAAGAGATGCAAAGAAGAATAAAACACTTTGTAAATTTACTTGAACTTGAAATAGAAGTTGCATATTTTGAAGAAAATATGAGTTCTATTGAAGCCGAAGATTTAATCAAAGGAGATATAAAGTATAAAAGAGATGGAAGAGTTGATTCTATCGCTGCTAAAATTATACTTGAAAGGTATCTTGCAAAAAAGCAGTAG
- the fliD gene encoding flagellar filament capping protein FliD yields MAEGILGLGSGQSTALNQELIDKLKAAERKAQVEPLETSLENLGIEREKFTEIQNKLNELLEAIKPFDLFVSGGTDAFEQKAASTTGDSVIFEAPDVSKLNNGITTVNISKLAQKDVFQSNVIDTTTKNGTVDAGTLDITIGGTTTSFDTAGKTYQELADEINSKTGMSASLEQVGSDSYRLIIKSSDTGLDNAITITGQASQALGYTTDGTIENATNHILKAQNLEATIDGVDYNVSSNVITVDGGLKITALKLGEASINISDDKAQISTQVNSFVDKYNEFVTMLDEAISNQDLQISDKSALRNLQSAIKEKIFGQYGTDDKSLFNYGFEVDKEGKLSVNTTDFQAAIDNDFEGLKDLFIGKAEAKGLGTQLKEFLTDTTLSEGIVGRYDTFLTERKKTLTTEKDNAVESLDNKYRQLALQFAQYSAIISQMENSFSGLKQMILQSTAQN; encoded by the coding sequence ATGGCTGAAGGAATTTTAGGATTAGGAAGTGGTCAAAGTACAGCTTTAAACCAAGAATTAATTGATAAATTAAAAGCAGCAGAGAGAAAAGCACAAGTTGAACCTCTTGAAACAAGTTTAGAAAATTTGGGTATAGAAAGAGAAAAATTTACAGAAATTCAAAATAAATTAAATGAATTATTAGAAGCTATTAAGCCTTTTGACTTATTTGTTTCTGGTGGAACAGATGCTTTTGAACAAAAAGCTGCTTCTACAACAGGTGATTCAGTAATTTTTGAAGCACCAGATGTTTCTAAATTAAATAATGGTATTACAACTGTAAATATCTCAAAACTTGCACAAAAAGATGTTTTTCAATCAAATGTAATTGATACTACAACAAAAAATGGAACTGTTGATGCAGGAACATTGGATATTACAATTGGTGGGACTACTACTTCATTTGATACAGCTGGAAAAACTTATCAAGAGTTAGCTGATGAAATTAATAGTAAAACAGGAATGAGTGCTAGTTTAGAACAAGTGGGTAGTGACTCTTATAGACTGATAATTAAAAGTAGTGATACTGGTCTTGATAATGCTATTACAATAACAGGACAAGCTAGTCAAGCTTTAGGTTATACAACTGATGGTACAATAGAAAATGCAACAAATCATATCTTAAAAGCTCAAAATCTTGAAGCAACAATTGATGGTGTTGATTATAATGTATCTTCAAATGTTATTACAGTTGATGGAGGATTAAAAATCACTGCACTTAAATTGGGTGAAGCTTCAATTAATATAAGTGATGATAAAGCTCAAATTTCAACACAAGTAAATTCATTTGTTGATAAATATAATGAATTTGTAACAATGCTTGATGAAGCAATTTCAAATCAAGATTTACAAATTTCTGATAAATCTGCATTAAGAAACTTACAAAGTGCAATTAAAGAAAAGATTTTTGGTCAATATGGAACTGATGATAAATCTTTATTTAATTATGGTTTTGAAGTTGATAAAGAAGGGAAATTAAGTGTTAATACAACAGATTTTCAAGCGGCAATTGATAATGATTTTGAAGGATTAAAAGATTTATTTATTGGTAAAGCAGAAGCAAAAGGGTTAGGTACACAATTAAAAGAGTTCTTAACTGATACTACTTTATCAGAAGGTATTGTAGGAAGATATGATACTTTTTTAACTGAAAGAAAAAAGACTTTAACAACAGAAAAAGATAATGCTGTTGAATCTTTAGATAATAAATATAGACAATTAGCTTTACAATTTGCTCAATATAGTGCAATTATTTCTCAAATGGAAAATTCATTTTCTGGTTTAAAACAAATGATTTTACAATCTACTGCACAAAACTAA